The genomic region GCAGACGTTCTTGTCGCTGAAAATGCGATCGAAGCTGTATTTGACATCTTTGGCGCCAAAGGCCTTACCGTCGGAGAATTTTACGCCCTGACGCAACTGGAAACGCCAGGCGCCATCGCCGGTCTGTTCCCATTTTTCAGCGAGGCGGGGCATGACGCCCTGTTTACCGCGCACATCGAGCTCGGTCAGCGTTTCACTGACATTCTCCATGATGACGCGGCCGATATTGGAGCGCGTCGCCATGCAGGGCTCGAGCAAGTCGGCTTCTTCCGGCAAAACGATCTTGATTTCGCTCGACGCGGCCTGTGCCGGAGCGATGCCGGTACCGAGTGCGAGGACAGAGCCCAGAATGGCTCCAAATAGGTGCGAGGTTTTCATGTCATTCTCCTCCCTTTGGGTGCAGATCGCACCGCTTGCTGTTCATCTCGTCAATGGCCTTTTAGCTGTGCGGCCTAAAGTCATTCCTCCTTGAGGCCCCTGTGCGTCGGTCGGGATGCCTCCGTCCTTTTCGTCGCCATGAGCGAGCTGGCGCAGACCATCGGATTTCTGGGCAAGTTTGTCAAATTAAATATTCGGAACTATCATTTTGTACAAAATTGGCCCACAGAAAACTAATTAATTTCAAATACATGTGTCGATAATTCGGATCGTCAACGGCAAATGTGTGAGTTTTTCAAACTTGACAACTTTTCTATTTTGGTGATTTTCATGGTGTTAAGAGGAGACCCCGATGACGCCTGAACAGATTGCCACCGTCATGACCGGCACAGTGAAAGCCGCCGGAAACGGACGACACGAGGCCATGCTGACCTCACCGATGATCCAGAACCACGCATCCTTCCTGCACCTCGCGGTGGATGGCTCCCTGATCTGTGCTTGGTTCGGCGGCACATTGGAAGGAAAGTCGGATATCTCGATCTTTGCTTCGGTTCTGGCGGCGGGGTCAGATAGATGGGGTGAACCGCAGCGGCTGAGTTTCGATCCTGACCATTCCGAGCAAAACCCGGTTCTGTTTGCGGCCCCCGGTGGCGGCCTGTTTCTGTTCCATACCTCGCAACCTTCCGGCAATCAGGACGAATGCCGCATCCGAATGGCTGAGGTAACGCGCGATGCCTCCGATCAGACAAAGCTGACAGCGGGCGAAGGGCGTTACCTCGACCTTCCGCGGGGCTGTTTCGTTCGCGCACCGCTGACGATTCGCGACGATGGCGCTTGGCTTCTGCCGATCTTTCGCTGCATCCAGCGGCCGGACCAGAAGTGGAACGGCAGCCATGACCACGCCGCCGTCGGCGTTTCCGAAGATGGCGGCAAGACCTGGCGTCTGGAAGATCTTGAGCACTCGATCGGCTGCGTACACATGAGTCCGGTGTCCATTGGCGACGGAAAATTTGCCGCCGTGTTCCGTCGCAGGCAGGCGGATTTTGTCTATCGTACCGAGAGCGCCGATGGCGGGCGTACGTGGTCTGTGCCGCAGGCGACCGACGTGCCCAACAACAATTCGTCGATCGCCGCGATCCGCCTGAAAGATGGCCGCATCGCAATGATCTGCAACCCGATCAATGCGGACATGTCCACAGATCGCCGCGCCTCGCTTTACGACGAGCTGGGCGAGCACGACGACCGGCCGGATGCTAACCCGGATGGCGGCTGCGTGCCGATCTGGGGCGTGCCGCGCGCACCGGTCAGCGTCTGCATTTCCGATGACGGGGCAAAGAGTTTTTCGCAACGAATCATCATCGAGGAAGGTCTGGGCACCTGCCTGTCGAACAATTCGATCGACGGTCACAACAAGGAAATGTCCTATCCGTGGCTGCTCGAGGGAACCGACGGCAGTCTTCACATCGCCTATACATACTACAGGCGCGCCATCAAATACGTTCGTCTGGCGCCAGGCTGGGCCAGTGCAGTAGCCGGAGAATAATCATGAGCAATATCATCGGCATCACCATGGGCGACCCGTGCGGCGTCGGACCAGAAATCACGGTGCGGGCGCTGGCCGAAATGGGCGACGCGGACCGTGCCGCCACCCGCATCTACGGCAACCTGCCGACGCTGGAAGCGGCCCGCAAGGCGCTGAACGTCGATATCGATCTTGCGCCCTATGTCGTTGATCTGCCGATCGAAGGTGCACCGCTGCCATGGGGCCAGTTGTCGCCGGTCGCCGGTGATGCGGCTTTCCGTTTCATCGAAAAGGCGGTCCGCGATGCCGAAGCTGGGGTGATCGGCTGCATCGTCACCGCGCCAATCAACAAGGAAGCGCTAAACCTTGCCGGCCATCATTACGACGGCCATACCGGCATGCTGCGCAGCCTGACGAAATCGGCAGCCGCCTATATGCTGCTGGCGTCCGAGAAGCTGAAGGTCATCCACGTTTCCACCCACGTCTCGCTGCAGGAGGCGATCCGTCGCGCGACCAAGGAGCGGGTGCTGGCGACCATCAAAGCCGGCAACGACCACCTAAAGCGCACCGGTTACGAGCGCCCGCGCATCGCGGTTGCGGGCATCAACCCGCATTGCGGCGAGAACGGCTTGTTCGGCACCGAGGATGACGACCAGATCGCGCCGGCCGTGGCCGCCGCCCGAGCCGAAGGCATCGATGCTTATGGTCCGATCTCGGCCGACACGGTGTTCCACCGGGCCTATTCCGGCGGCTTCGATCTCGTTGTCGCGCAATATCATGACCAGGGCCATATCCCGATTAAGCTCGTCGCCTTCGATACAGCCGTTAACGTCTCCGTCGACCTGACGATCGACCGCACCTCAGTCGATCATGGCACCGCCTTCGACATCGCCGGCAAGGGCGTTGCCAACCACGGTAACATGTTGTCGGCCATCGCCTACGCCCGCAAGCTGGTTGCAGGCGGCAAAGGAGAGCAGGCATGAGCAGCGTTCCCGTCATCATCCTGCATCAGCCGAAACGGCTTATCGTCGGCGCCGGAACGATCGGCGAGGTCTGCACCTGGGCCGGAGAGGTTTCCTCGACGCTGGTGATCGCTACGCCGATCACCGCGGGCTTCGTCGACCGGCTGAAACTGCCGGGCAAGGTCGCCGTGTTCGATGCCATTCCCGGCGAGCCGGAGATTGCAACGCTCGACGCTGCGCTGGCAGCGGCGCGTGCGGCAACGCCGGATCTGGTGGTCGGTCTCGGTGGCGGTTCCGTCATGGACGTTGCCAAGCTGCTCGCTGCCCTTTGGGACAGCGAGCAGACGCTGGCCGATGTCGCCGGCTCCAACAAGGTAGCAGGACGCAGCACGCGTCTGGCGCAGATCGCCACCACGGCCGGCACCGGTTCGGAAGCGGGCATCCGTTCGCTAATCACCGACCCGATCAAGGGCGCCAAGATTGCGGTCGAAAGCCCGCATCTGATCGCCGATCTTGCCGTGCTCGACCCGGAACTCACCTATTCGGTGCCGCCGGCCGTGACCGCTGCAACCGGCGTGGATGCCATGGCCCATTGCGTCGAGGCATTTACCAGCAAGCGCGCGCATCCGATGATCGACGGCTTTGCCCGCATGGGCTTTCACCTCGTCGGCAAATATCTCGCCCGCGCTGTGAGGGATGGATCCGACCACGAAGCCCGCGAGGGGCTGATGCTGGCGTCCTATTACGGGGGCATCTGCCTCGGCCCGGTAAATACGGCGGCGGGTCATGCCATCGCCTATCCGCTCGGCACGCTATTGCACCTGCCACACGGGCTCGCCAATGCCATCGTGTTTCCGCACGTGCTCGCCTTCAACGAGCCAGTGGCGCAGGAAAAGACCGCAGAGGTGGCGCAGGCGCTGGGCCTCGGTCACGGTCTTTCGCAGGCGAACCTGCGCGCAGAGGCCATTGGTTTCTGTGCCGATCTCGGCATCGAGATGTCACTGGCGAAACACGGCGCGACCGAAGCCGACCTGCCGCGCTTTGCCGCGGATGCGCATGCCATCCGCCGCCTGATGGACAACAACCCGGCCGATATGAGCGTCGATGACGTTCTGGGAATATATCGGGCCAGCTTCTGAGACGCCAGCCTTGAGGGTGAAGGCGGTGCAGTGATGCGCCGCTTTTTTGTTTTTGGGAAGTGGATCGTATTGGAGGGCTAATCTGGGCGAATAGTCGAGGCCCAATTGAGGCAAGCGGTGACCGCCCCCTCGTGATGGGGCCGAAGGGCGACGACAGGCCAGAGGGGACCTGCCAACCGCCCTACTGATGTGACGACTGGAACAGCCTTTCACGCGAGCCCTTCAGATGCTCCAGCATCAAGCGTCGCGCTTCGTCCTCGTCGCGGTTGGCGATGGCTGTCGCAATCGCTTCATGTTCGGCGAACACGCGGGACAGGCCGGATGCTTCTCGTTTGATCGAGGCGCCGTGGAACTTCATGCCGACAGCAATGTGGTCCTTCAGCGCTTCCATGGCAGTGGAGAAGTAGTTGTTCTGCGCGGCGCGGGCGATGGCGAGATGGAACTGGAAGTCAGCGTCCTCACGATGCGATTGGCGGTTCGTGGCATCGCGCAGCAGTTCCAGCGCCTGACGGATCGCTTTCAGACTGTCGGCATCGTGGCGGATTGCGGCGGCCGCGGCGGCTGTTGGTTCCATCGTCAGGCGGAACTCGTAACAGTTGAGGAGGTCGGCGACATTTTCCAGCTGGCCGAAACCGAGCGGATTTCGCAGGCCGACCGAGCGGACGAAGCTGCCGGCACCGCGACGCGAATAGATCAGGCTCTGGTCCCGCAGGCGTTTCAGCGCTTCGCGGATGACCGGGCGAGAAACCTCGAATTCTGCAGCAAGATCATGTTCGGTCGGCAGGCGCTCGTCGGGCTTGTAGGCACCAGACTTGATGGCGCGCAGCATGCGTTCGAATACGATATCGGCGAGCCCCCTTCGGACGGTTCCAGTTTCCAGTCCCATATCTCAACCCGCCTTCCGCAGCACCATTTCTGCAATGTTCTTCAACGTGTCCGGCTGACCAAATCCGCCGGATTTGGCAATGATGCAACGTCCATTTGCGGACACTAGACCGAGACCCGGCAGGCATTCGCCATGCAGCCGCATTCGCGACAGCCCAAGTCGGCGCAGCACTGCTTCCGCCGTTGCTCCTCCAGACAAAAGAAGTGTACCGTCATTGCGGACAAGGTATTCTAGCACGCCCTCGGCCAACGCATCCGCCACGGCTTTCGGACTCACGCCTTCTGAGCCTGGCGTCGCCTGAAGGAGCGTTAATTCGGCATCGGTTGCCGGGGATCCGTTAAAGATACCGTTCGGGGCTGGCAAATATTGTAAGGCCAAGTTCATGCGCAAGTGCTCGACCTGCGCAAGCGTGATCGGGTCCCGCGAGCCGATCACAAAGGTGATCCGGCCGGCCGGGATGGTTGCCGCTTGCGCCTTGGCCATCGTCGTCATCCGGCACGCGAGTGCTTCGGCAAGGCCACGCGCGCCAACCAATAGGTCTGTGCCGTCGGTTTCTGCAATCTGGAGAACGGCCTCCATGTCAGCGGACGAACGGGTATCCGGCGCACTCGCACGACCGGCATGCGCCCCAAGCCTGTCGGCAATGTCGATCGGCGTAGCGACACCGAAACCTGTAACTCTGCCGGCGTCGACGAAACGATCAAATTGAGGAATTGCCGGTGCAACAACGGCCCGAGAATAAGGTATTGCGTCAAGTTCGGCGGCGATATTGCCCTTGAGCCGCGAGTCGACT from Rhizobium gallicum bv. gallicum R602sp harbors:
- a CDS encoding sialidase family protein produces the protein MTPEQIATVMTGTVKAAGNGRHEAMLTSPMIQNHASFLHLAVDGSLICAWFGGTLEGKSDISIFASVLAAGSDRWGEPQRLSFDPDHSEQNPVLFAAPGGGLFLFHTSQPSGNQDECRIRMAEVTRDASDQTKLTAGEGRYLDLPRGCFVRAPLTIRDDGAWLLPIFRCIQRPDQKWNGSHDHAAVGVSEDGGKTWRLEDLEHSIGCVHMSPVSIGDGKFAAVFRRRQADFVYRTESADGGRTWSVPQATDVPNNNSSIAAIRLKDGRIAMICNPINADMSTDRRASLYDELGEHDDRPDANPDGGCVPIWGVPRAPVSVCISDDGAKSFSQRIIIEEGLGTCLSNNSIDGHNKEMSYPWLLEGTDGSLHIAYTYYRRAIKYVRLAPGWASAVAGE
- the pdxA gene encoding 4-hydroxythreonine-4-phosphate dehydrogenase PdxA produces the protein MSNIIGITMGDPCGVGPEITVRALAEMGDADRAATRIYGNLPTLEAARKALNVDIDLAPYVVDLPIEGAPLPWGQLSPVAGDAAFRFIEKAVRDAEAGVIGCIVTAPINKEALNLAGHHYDGHTGMLRSLTKSAAAYMLLASEKLKVIHVSTHVSLQEAIRRATKERVLATIKAGNDHLKRTGYERPRIAVAGINPHCGENGLFGTEDDDQIAPAVAAARAEGIDAYGPISADTVFHRAYSGGFDLVVAQYHDQGHIPIKLVAFDTAVNVSVDLTIDRTSVDHGTAFDIAGKGVANHGNMLSAIAYARKLVAGGKGEQA
- a CDS encoding iron-containing alcohol dehydrogenase, encoding MSSVPVIILHQPKRLIVGAGTIGEVCTWAGEVSSTLVIATPITAGFVDRLKLPGKVAVFDAIPGEPEIATLDAALAAARAATPDLVVGLGGGSVMDVAKLLAALWDSEQTLADVAGSNKVAGRSTRLAQIATTAGTGSEAGIRSLITDPIKGAKIAVESPHLIADLAVLDPELTYSVPPAVTAATGVDAMAHCVEAFTSKRAHPMIDGFARMGFHLVGKYLARAVRDGSDHEAREGLMLASYYGGICLGPVNTAAGHAIAYPLGTLLHLPHGLANAIVFPHVLAFNEPVAQEKTAEVAQALGLGHGLSQANLRAEAIGFCADLGIEMSLAKHGATEADLPRFAADAHAIRRLMDNNPADMSVDDVLGIYRASF
- a CDS encoding FadR/GntR family transcriptional regulator — protein: MGLETGTVRRGLADIVFERMLRAIKSGAYKPDERLPTEHDLAAEFEVSRPVIREALKRLRDQSLIYSRRGAGSFVRSVGLRNPLGFGQLENVADLLNCYEFRLTMEPTAAAAAAIRHDADSLKAIRQALELLRDATNRQSHREDADFQFHLAIARAAQNNYFSTAMEALKDHIAVGMKFHGASIKREASGLSRVFAEHEAIATAIANRDEDEARRLMLEHLKGSRERLFQSSHQ
- a CDS encoding four-carbon acid sugar kinase family protein; the encoded protein is MLAILADDLTGALDSAAPFAGRGLYTEVALHQEAIADIVKSAPDVLSINLDTREISPDEARAATAAVVALLPAGTRLFKKVDSRLKGNIAAELDAIPYSRAVVAPAIPQFDRFVDAGRVTGFGVATPIDIADRLGAHAGRASAPDTRSSADMEAVLQIAETDGTDLLVGARGLAEALACRMTTMAKAQAATIPAGRITFVIGSRDPITLAQVEHLRMNLALQYLPAPNGIFNGSPATDAELTLLQATPGSEGVSPKAVADALAEGVLEYLVRNDGTLLLSGGATAEAVLRRLGLSRMRLHGECLPGLGLVSANGRCIIAKSGGFGQPDTLKNIAEMVLRKAG